CGCCGAAGAACGGCTCCATCGCGGCCAGATGCTCGCGCCTGGCCCACAGCGCGCCGGTGCCGGTCGGCGCCAGCATCTTGTGGCCGGTGAAGGCATAGAAATCGCAGCCCAGCGCCTGCACGTCGACGGGCCGGTGCGGCACCGCCTGCGAGCCGTCGACCAGCAGCGGAATGCCGCGGCGCCGGCATTCGCGCGCCAGTTTGCGCACCGGGTTGACGGTGCCGAGCACGTTGGACACGTGCGCCACGCAGGCGAGTTTCACCTCGGGTGTGAGCAGGTCGATGAAGCGTTCGACGATCAGCTCGCCACGCGCATCGATCGGCGCGGCCTTCACCGTCGCGCCGGTGCGCGCGGTGACGAGCTGCCACGGCACGATGTTGGCGTGGTGCTCCATCGTCGTGGTGAGGATCGCGTCGCCGGCTTTCAGCCTCGGCAGTGCGTAACTGTAGGCGACCAGGTTGATCGCCTGGGTGGCGCCGGAGGTGAGCACGAGCTCGTCGCGCGATGGCGCATGGATGTGTTGCGCCAGCCGGTCGCGCGCCCCCTCGTAAAGCTCGGTGGCTTCCTCGCCGAGCGTGTGCACCGCCCGCGAGACGTTGGCGTTGTGCTCGCGATAGAACGCATCCACCGCCTCGATCACGCCGCGCGGTTTCTGGCTGGTATTGGCGTTGTCGAAGTAGATGAGCGGCTTGCCGTGCACGCTGCGCTCGAGCAGAGGGAAATCCGCGCGCACGCGCATCACGTCGAAACCCGACTCGCCTGCCGTGGCGACAGGCCGGGACGGCGGGCTCATGTCTCGTCACCGCGGCGCAGATGGGCGGCCAGCAAGGCCGCGAGGCGCTCGCGCCAGTCGGCCGGTTCGAGATCCGCGAACATCGCCGCGCAAAACGCCTCGGTCAGCATGGATCTTGCCTGGGAGAGCGGGATGCCGCGGGCGCGCAGGTAGAACAGCGCACGCTCGTCGAGCTGGCCGACGGTGGCGCCGTGCGCGGCCTGGACCGCATCGGTGTAGATCTCCAGTTCCGGCCGGGTGTCGATCTCCGCCTGCGCCGACAGCAGCAGGTTCTTGCTGGTCAATGCGGCATTGGCGCCGTCCGCGCCCGGATCGACGATGATCGAACCGCGGAATACGCCCCTGCCCCGCGCACCCGCCACGCCGCGCCAGTCGGACGAGGACACGGTCTCGCGGCCGGCATGCCGGATGGCCAGTTCGCTGTCCACGTGCTGGCGACCGTGCGGGGCGAACACGCCGCGGTTGTCGAACCGCGCCCGCTCGCCGTGCAGAATCGCCTGCACGTCGTGCCGGACGAGCGCCCCGCCGAGCTCCAGTACATGACAGCGCACCTGCGCGTCGGCAGCCAGGTCGAGCCGTTCGCGACGGATCAGCGTCGCCTTGCCGGGCGCGGTCTGCACCTGCAGGTGATCGAGCCGGGCACCGGTGCCCAGACGCAGGTCGCCGACCGACGTGGCGAGGT
The DNA window shown above is from Aerosticca soli and carries:
- the sufD gene encoding Fe-S cluster assembly protein SufD, producing the protein MNRPSVPFVDSQSAAPLPRSGLAWLDAARREHLEAFAARGLPDTRDENWRYTALHALAQRRYAVGDDEAAERPVAAASLAWPQAEGPRLVFVNGVYRADLSQHDDLPEGVSLRPLTRALHEDPEPLRFVLERRYREAGDAFDRLNAAFAADGAVLRVDAGVRVPAPVQLIFIGAPAATACTWHLRHVIELGEGSALTLIERHLGEDAGDYLATSVGDLRLGTGARLDHLQVQTAPGKATLIRRERLDLAADAQVRCHVLELGGALVRHDVQAILHGERARFDNRGVFAPHGRQHVDSELAIRHAGRETVSSSDWRGVAGARGRGVFRGSIIVDPGADGANAALTSKNLLLSAQAEIDTRPELEIYTDAVQAAHGATVGQLDERALFYLRARGIPLSQARSMLTEAFCAAMFADLEPADWRERLAALLAAHLRRGDET
- a CDS encoding aminotransferase class V-fold PLP-dependent enzyme, encoding MSPPSRPVATAGESGFDVMRVRADFPLLERSVHGKPLIYFDNANTSQKPRGVIEAVDAFYREHNANVSRAVHTLGEEATELYEGARDRLAQHIHAPSRDELVLTSGATQAINLVAYSYALPRLKAGDAILTTTMEHHANIVPWQLVTARTGATVKAAPIDARGELIVERFIDLLTPEVKLACVAHVSNVLGTVNPVRKLARECRRRGIPLLVDGSQAVPHRPVDVQALGCDFYAFTGHKMLAPTGTGALWARREHLAAMEPFFGGGEMIREVRFSGTVFADPPHRFEAGTPNIAGFAGIGAALDYYAGLGFAAMRSWEQRLLAYATERLRELPGLRLFGEAREKEPVISFLIEGTQATDLATLLDLEGVAVRSGHHCAHPLMQFFGVPATLRASLAFYNTLEEVDAFVEALRKVRKLLL